The following proteins are co-located in the Solanum pennellii chromosome 1, SPENNV200 genome:
- the LOC114075196 gene encoding glutamic acid-rich protein-like, whose translation MNKYVVNGFKFTTEEYSKYKKTNNSGVWVKGGDGNLDGVDNYGVLNEVLEMEYSGWPTKKIILFRCKWFDPTPKRDKADWWVVIKTKPMGRVEVENVLDVAYQNDDSSTVHHTVDIELENDLEHPEHILEEVDMEEITNEGANATIHEDEYEYDDEDEDEYEDEDEDENDNEDEDEDENEED comes from the exons ATGAATAAGTATGTTGTTAATGGTTTTAAATTCACTACTGAAGAATActccaaatataaaaaaactaacAATAGTGGAGTTTGGGTAAAAGGTGGTGATGGAAATCTAGATGGAGTTGATAATTATGGGGTACTCAATGAGGTTTTGGAAATGGAGTATTCCGGTTggcctacaaaaaaaattatattgtttagaTGCAAGTGGTTTGATCCAACTCCAAAAAGAG ATAAAGCTGATTGGTGGGTGGTTATTAAAACCAAACCCATGGGCCGTGTGGAAGTTGAAAACGTGTTGGATGTTGCATACCAAAATGATGATTCGTCAACTGTTCACCACACCGTCGATATTGAATTAGAAAATGATTTAGAGCATCCTGAACACATATTAGAAGAGGTTGATATGGAAGAAATAACAAATGAAGGGGCAAATGCAACAATTCATGAGGATGAGTATGAgtatgatgatgaggatgaagaTGAATATGAGGACGAGGATGAGGATGAGAATGATAATGAGGACGAGGATGAGGATGAGAACGAGGAGGATTAG
- the LOC114075197 gene encoding uncharacterized protein LOC114075197 encodes MTNFGRMGLRPEFVEGVIGFVEYAKTLDPFQRSGMIKCPCNKCQCLNYEKPDAVELHIYRNGFKKEYTVWTSHGEIDNNFDVFQHYVAGESSSNVSSNAQNCRIDDMVQDAFGVHSDFDFVNQGEKAPNAECKIFFEKLESARRPLYEGCPHSQLSIAVRLLSIKSDWNVPQGAMDSVIDLIHDLVDPNLEIPDNFYKAKRLVSKLGMSSMRIHCCENGCMLYYKDDIDLESCKFCGKCRYKQTASGKKVHIKAMHYLPLIPRLKRLYACNRSAPHMRWHHKHKGPPGVMCHPSDGEAWKHFDRTYPQFAAEPRNIRLGLCSDGFTPHSVSAAPYSCWPVFVTPYNLPPEMCMTSPYIFLNCVIPGPRNPKVLIDVYLQPLIDELKQLWVQGVETFDVSLKQNFNLRAALMWTINDFPAYGMLSGWMTAENLACPHCMENTKSFTLKHGRKNSWFDCHRQFLPMDHEFRSMKNAFXKVAKEQPYKFDGYGVAHNWTKQSIFWELPYWKDNLLRHNLDVMHIEKNYFDNLFNTVMDVTGKTKDSVKARMDLPEYCRRKELWLQEKQNNKFFKPKASYSFTRDQKRKICEWVEQLKMPAGHASNLGKCVDMEHGKLHCMKSHDCHVFMETLLPVAFSGLPDRIWKPMTEISLFFKDLCSNTLREDNLVQMDQNIPVITNKLEKILPPGFFDVMEHLPVHLVHEARLGGPVQYRWMYPFERTIGKSKRGMKQNHRVEGSMVQFHLGREITNFGSYYFKRIVSCFQNRPNCHDDGGETMKPLSIFNQPGKGSKKRTRRNLSAIELQSASTHVLLNCPQVKPFVE; translated from the exons ATGACTAATTTTGGTCGAATGGGGCTAAGACCTGAATTTGTAGAAGGTGTCATTGGTTTTGTGGAGTATGCAAAGACATTAGATCCTTTTCAACGTAGTGGTATGATTAAGTGTCCTTGTAATAAATGTCAatgtttgaattatgaaaaacCAGATGCTGTTGAGCTTCATATCTATCGAAATgggtttaaaaaagaatacacTGTGTGGACTAGTCATGGAGAAATTGATAATAACTTTGATGTATTCCAACATTATGTTGCTGGTGAAAGTAGTAGCAATGTGAGTTCTAATGCACAAAACTGTAGAATTGATGACATGGTTCAAGATGCTTTTGGTGTGCAttctgattttgattttgttaatcAAGGTGAAAAAGCTCCTAATGCTGAAtgtaaaattttctttgaaaaattggAATCTGCTAGACGGCCTTTATATGAGGGTTGTCCACACTCACAGTTGTCTATTGCGGTTAGATTATTAAGTATCAAATCAGATTGGAATGTACCTCAAGGGGCAATGGACTCTGTGATTGACCTTATTCATGATTTAGTTGACCCAAATCTAGAGATACCTGATAATTTCTATAAGGCAAAGAGGTTGGTATCAAAGTTAGGAATGTCATCGATGAGAATTCATTGTTGTGAAAATGGTTGCATGTTATACTATAAGGATGATATTGATCTAGAATCGTGTAAGTTTTGTGGAAAATGTCGTTATAAGCAGACAGCTAGTGGGAAGAAAGTTCATATTAAGGCGATGCATTACTTACCTCTTATACCAAGGTTAAAGAGGTTGTATGCGTGTAATAGATCTGCTCCTCATATGAGATGGCACCATAAACATAAAGGACCACCTGGAGTTATGTGTCATCCATCCGATGGAGAGGCTTGGAAGCATTTTGATAGAACATATCCACAATTTGCAGCTGAACCACGTAACATTAGATTGGGTTTATGTTCAGATGGATTCACGCCACATTCTGTTTCTGCTGCACCATATTCTTGTTGGCCTGTATTTGTAACACCATATAATCTTCCACCCGAGATGTGTATGACCAGTCCATATATATTTCTCAATTGTGTCATTCCTGGCCCTCGGAATCCAAAAGTATTGATTGATGTATACTTGCAACCTTTGATTGATGAGTTGAAACAATTGTGGGTTCAAGGGGTTGAAACATTTGATGTGTCTCTTAAGCAGAATTTTAATTTGCGGGCTGCCTTAATGTGGACTATTAATGATTTTCCAGCATATGGAATGTTGTCAGGGTGGATGACAGCGGAAAATTTAGCTTGTCCTCATTGTATGGAAAATACTAAATCATTCACTTTGAAACATGGTCGTAAAAATTCTTGGTTTGACTGTCATCGACAGTTCTTGCCAATGGATCATGAGTTTAGGAGTATGAAAAATGCATTCAGNAAGGTCGCAAAAGAACAACCCTATAAATTTGATGGATATGGTGTTGCACATAACTGGACAAAACAAAGCATATTCTGGGAGTTACCGTATTGGAAGGACAATCTTCTTCGACATAATCTTGATGTCatgcatattgaaaaaaattactttgataatttatttaacacAGTAATGGATGTCACTGGCAAGACAAAAGATAGTGTTAAAGCTAGAATGGACTTACCTGAATATTGCAGGCGAAAAGAGTTATGGTTGCAAGAGAAACAGAACAACAAGTTCTTCAAGCCTAAGGCTAGTTATTCATTTACAAGGGATCAAAAGCGTAAAATTTGTGAATGGGTCGAGCAACTTAAGATGCCTGCTGGACATGCTTCAAATTTAGGAAAATGTGTTGATATGGAGCATGGAAAATTACATTGTATGAAAAGTCATGATTGTCATGTCTTCATGGAAACATTACTCCCCGTTGCATTTAGTGGCTTGCCTGATAGAATTTGGAAACCTATGACTGAAATCAGTTTGTTCTTCAAGGACTTGTGTTCTAATACGTTAAGGGAAGACAACCTAGTTCAGATGGATCAGAATATTCCTGTAATTACGAATAAATTGGAGAAGATTCTTCCACCTGGATTTTTCGATGTGATGGAGCATCTTCCTGTACATCTAGTGCATGAAGCACGCCTTGGAGGTCCGGTTCAATATAGATGGATGTATCCTTTTGAGAG GACTATTGGAAAGTCTAAACGGGGCATGAAACAAAATCatagagttgaaggctcaatgGTTCAATTCCATCTTGGTAGGGAGATAACTAATTTTGGTTCTTATTACTTTAAAAGAATTGTGTCATGCTTTCAAAATAGACCCAATTGCCATGACGATGGTGGTGAGACTATGAAGCCACTATCAATCTTCAATCAACCAGGCAAAGGTTCAAAAAAACGCACAAGGAGGAATCTTAGTGCCATTGAGTTGCAGTCTGCATCTACACATGTCTTATTGAATTGCCCACAAGTTAAACCATTTGTTGAGTAA